The stretch of DNA ACCCAATTTTTCTCCTTGAAAATTTTGAAATTACAAGGCATATATAAAAACAATATGATAATAGAAGATAAATAGACCTGCTTATATATATTCCTTATTAAGAATATATATAATTTTATAAAGTATGATTAAGGCTAAAATTATTTAATGTAGATATTTTTATCATTTTTATATATTCTATTTTTAGAATATATTCTCATAAAATATATGCATAAAAAATTAAATCAAATAATATTTTTGGTTAGAATAAAACTATAGAAAGGAAATATGTAACAATGAGTAAATATGTTTTTTGTTTTGGTAACAAACAAGCTGAAGGTGCTATTTCAGATGTGAACATTTTAGGAGGTAAAGGTGCAAATCTATGTGAAATGGCTATTTTAGGCTTACCAGTTCCTCCTGGCTTTATTATAAGCACTGAATGCTGCAATGAATTTCTTAAAGCTGGTGGAAAGTTTTCTGATGATCTTGAAAAACAAATTTTACAAGGTTTAAAGCATGTTGAAAGCATAATGGGCGCACGTTTCGGTTCGGTTGATAATCCTCTTCTTGTATCCTGTCGTTCTGGTGCAAGAAAATCAATGCCTGGAATGATGGAAACGGTTTTAAACGTAGGATTAACAAGCGAAACTATAAATGGGCTTATAAAAAAAACTAAAAATAAAAGATTTGTTTATGATGCCTATAGAAGGCTTATAATGATGTATTCTGATGTTGTTATGGAAAAAGCTGAAGGAATTGAGCCCCAAGAAGGGCTGGGAATAAGAGTTCAACTTGAAAAAATAATGCACGATTTAAAAAAGAAAAAATATTATTCCCATGATACAGAAGTTAATGCTGACGAATTAGAATATCTCTGTGAAAAGTTTAAAGAAAAAGTTAAAGAAGTTCTTAATAAAGAATTTCCAGATGATCCAATGGAGCAGCTTAAAGGCTCAATCGCAGCTGTTTTTAAAAGCTGGAACGGTAAAAGAGCGATATCTTATAGAAAAATAGAAGGAATCCCTGACGAATGGGGAACTGCTGTCACAGTTCAAAGCATGGTATTTGGCAATATGGGGGATAACTCTGCTACAGGTGTGGCTTTTACTCGAAATCCAGCCACTGGTGAAAATTTATTTTATGGAGAATGGCTTCCAAATGCGCAAGGTGAAGACGTTGTTGCAGGAATAAGAACACCATATCCTTTAAATGAGGCAAACAAAAGTGACCATAATGATTATCTTACTTCCCTTGAAGTTAGAATGCCAGGGATTTACAGGGAATTAAACGATATCCGCAATATACTTGAAATCCATTATAAAGATATGATGGACATAGAGTTTACAATCCAAGATGCAAGACTTTATATGCTTCAATGTCGAGTCGGTAAGCGAACAGGAACAGCCTCTTTAAATATAGCCCTTGACATGTTAAAAGACGGTTTGATTGATGAAACTACCTGTGTAACAAGAGTAATGCCAAACCAATTGGACGAACTTTTGCATCCGGTCGTTGACCCTGAAGCTGAAAAAAATGCAAATGTTCTTGCAAAAGGTCTTCCAGCAGGTCCTGGAGGAGCCTATGGAAAAATTGTGTTTACTTCAGACGATGCTGTAAGATTAGCAACTCCCCAAAGAAATGTTATTCTTGTAAGAGAGGAAACAAGTCCAGAAGATGTAGAAGGCATGAGAGCGGCCGCTGGTATTTTAACAGCTAGAGGCGGTATGACAAGCCATGCTGCTCTCGTTGCTCGAGGCTGGGGAAAATGCTGTATTGTTGGAGCAGGAGCCCTTAAAATTGATGTTGAAGCAAAAAGGCTTAAAGTTGAAAATAAAACTTTTAAAGAAGGAGATATCATAACCCTTAATGGAACAAAAGGGCTTGTATATGAAGGTATGCTTAACATGATCGATTCTTCAGAAAATCTTCGTTTAAAAGAATTTATGGCAATAGCTGATAAATATCGAACAATGGGGGTCAGAACAAATGCGGATACCCCAGAAGACAGTAAAATTGCAAGGCAGTTTGGAGCTGAGGGTATCGGTTTATTTAGAACAGAACATATGTTTTACGGAACAAAATTAGAAGAGCCTCTTTTTCTTTTAAGAAAAATGATATTAAGCCCTTCTTATTTTGAAAGAAAAGAAGCTCTCGATGAGTTGTTCCCATTCGTCAAAGATGAGATAAAAGGAACTCTTGAAGCTATGGACGGACTTCCAGTTACTATTAGACTTCTTGATCCGCCTCTTCATGAATTTGTCCCCCATAACCGAGAACATGTTGTTAGATTTGCAAAGGCTTTACACGTTGACGAAAAGGAAATAAGACGGAGGATTGAAGATTTAGAAGAAAGCAACCCAATGATGGGGCATAGAGGTGTAAGGCTTGGAATTAGTTATCCAGAAATTACCGAAATGCAGGCTAAAGCAATATTTGAAGCCTCATGTGAGCTTATTAAGCAGGGAAAAAATCCGTTACCTGAAATTATGATTCCCGTAACCTGTGATGTCAACGAGCTTAAAGTAACTAAAAAAATAATTGATCAAGTTTATGAAGAAACATTAAAGAAATTCAGCCTTCCCAAAATTGAATATAAATTCGGAACAATGATAGAAATTCCAAGAGCTGCTCTTCTTGCTAATAAAATGGCTGAAATAGCTGAATTTTTCTCATTTGGAACGAATGATTTGACTCAAATGACTTTTGGATTCAGCAGAGACGATACTGGAAATTTTTTAGGAGAATATTTAGACAAAAAAATTCTTGAGTCTGATCCTTTCCAAACTATTGATCAGGAAGGAGTTGGTCAGCTTATTGCTTATGCCGTTGAAAACGGTCGTAAAACAAAGCCTAACCTTAAAATCGGTATTTGTGGAGAACAAGGAGGCGAGCCAAAATCAGTTGATTTTTGCTATAAATGCGGTTTGAATTATGTAAGTTGTTCGCCTTATAGAGTTCCGATAGCTCGATTATCGGCAGCTCATGCGGCAATAAAGGCTAAAAAATAAAAAATTAAGTAATGGGGCAATCTCCAAGGATTGCCCCATACAATCATATTAAGGTGATTATTATGGCTTCATTAGATGAACATATTTTAAGAACAGCTAAGGAAATTGTTGTTAAATTTATTGAAATAGGACGTATTTCTCCGGCGAGCTTTCATGAATCATTTAGAGAAATATATAAAACTATAAAAAATACAGTAAACGGCAATGATGACGATGCTTATAAAACACCTATTGATGATGATATTGAAGAATAATAAATTTTTTGAAAACTTGATAATCGAGTTTTAACGACAGAACTCACTGTTTTTTACGCAGCGCAGTGGAGTAAAAATCCAGTGCATTAGTTCGCTCATAGAAGTAGCAAGTAAGTCAAGAGATGACTTGACCCATTAATCTTTAGGCAATCAGCATGGTGCGATCCGTTTTTTGAATTATTCTTTTGCAGTTGGAATCGCACAGGTAAACCGCTTTACTATAAAAAAACCGATTGATACGGCTACGATTAAAGCTGCCAAGCTAAGAAGTTTGAAGCCATCATACTTAGCAATATCTAATATTATTACCTTTCTTGCGATTGCGATCAAAGCCACTTCAAGTACGATCTCAACATGTATTACTCCCTCGATCAGATAAGCCTTAATGGTTTCTAATAATTCTATTCCGATTAAAATTAATAGAAAAAATCCCAAAATTTCCATTAATTCTTTAATTTCAAGTAAAATTACAGGATGGCTGACGATATCCTGGATGATAATCCAACCCAGTTCAAGAGTTGCCAGAAACACAACGATAACAATCATGATGATAAGGCTCATGATGATAAATCGTTCAAATTTTTTTAAAAAATCAAGCATATTTTTTTATCTCCATCTCGATGATCAAGTTTTAGTTGTCCTTCTCCCAAGAATATCTTGGATATTCATATCTGATAATTTGTCTTAAAAATCATTCTATTTCATACCTAACTGTTATGAAATAGGAGTGAGGTAGTAATATCCTACTTTTGCCTCATCAGCCTCAAGTGTTTTCCATCCTTACGGCTTTAGTGGGAATTTTTTAAGAGTCCATGTTTTTCTAATAAATAAAGTTCGTGTAAATCACTATATTTAAGTGTATGTTTGAATACACTCCGATTCATTGGACTCCGAGAATAAAAATATAGGCTACACGGCTCAAGAGATTCAACGAGTCGTAATTTAGTATAATTGTCAACAAGAGAATACTGAACATTTTTAATTTTGTTTTTAATGGCATAATCAAGTGACGCTACGATTACTCGCTCATAGGCAAAAGTCTTTCTGGAATAATCGCGATTGAATCCTCCGAGAACGCCGCCCATACTTGATCCAGAAACCAAAAATGTGTGGAATCCAATAATCCGATTATCAATGCAAATAAAAATATGTATGTATTTATCTGAATTATAAACTTCTGTTTCAAAAATATTATCCTCAAAAAATTGTTGGGA from Desulfobacterales bacterium encodes:
- a CDS encoding pyruvate, phosphate dikinase gives rise to the protein MSKYVFCFGNKQAEGAISDVNILGGKGANLCEMAILGLPVPPGFIISTECCNEFLKAGGKFSDDLEKQILQGLKHVESIMGARFGSVDNPLLVSCRSGARKSMPGMMETVLNVGLTSETINGLIKKTKNKRFVYDAYRRLIMMYSDVVMEKAEGIEPQEGLGIRVQLEKIMHDLKKKKYYSHDTEVNADELEYLCEKFKEKVKEVLNKEFPDDPMEQLKGSIAAVFKSWNGKRAISYRKIEGIPDEWGTAVTVQSMVFGNMGDNSATGVAFTRNPATGENLFYGEWLPNAQGEDVVAGIRTPYPLNEANKSDHNDYLTSLEVRMPGIYRELNDIRNILEIHYKDMMDIEFTIQDARLYMLQCRVGKRTGTASLNIALDMLKDGLIDETTCVTRVMPNQLDELLHPVVDPEAEKNANVLAKGLPAGPGGAYGKIVFTSDDAVRLATPQRNVILVREETSPEDVEGMRAAAGILTARGGMTSHAALVARGWGKCCIVGAGALKIDVEAKRLKVENKTFKEGDIITLNGTKGLVYEGMLNMIDSSENLRLKEFMAIADKYRTMGVRTNADTPEDSKIARQFGAEGIGLFRTEHMFYGTKLEEPLFLLRKMILSPSYFERKEALDELFPFVKDEIKGTLEAMDGLPVTIRLLDPPLHEFVPHNREHVVRFAKALHVDEKEIRRRIEDLEESNPMMGHRGVRLGISYPEITEMQAKAIFEASCELIKQGKNPLPEIMIPVTCDVNELKVTKKIIDQVYEETLKKFSLPKIEYKFGTMIEIPRAALLANKMAEIAEFFSFGTNDLTQMTFGFSRDDTGNFLGEYLDKKILESDPFQTIDQEGVGQLIAYAVENGRKTKPNLKIGICGEQGGEPKSVDFCYKCGLNYVSCSPYRVPIARLSAAHAAIKAKK
- a CDS encoding conjugal transfer protein TraB yields the protein MASLDEHILRTAKEIVVKFIEIGRISPASFHESFREIYKTIKNTVNGNDDDAYKTPIDDDIEE
- a CDS encoding phosphate-starvation-inducible PsiE family protein codes for the protein MLDFLKKFERFIIMSLIIMIVIVVFLATLELGWIIIQDIVSHPVILLEIKELMEILGFFLLILIGIELLETIKAYLIEGVIHVEIVLEVALIAIARKVIILDIAKYDGFKLLSLAALIVAVSIGFFIVKRFTCAIPTAKE